The following proteins are encoded in a genomic region of Dyadobacter sp. UC 10:
- a CDS encoding TonB-dependent receptor domain-containing protein codes for MIKSTFLHVIALFTLPVSLFASSVPTFSDPVTVTSPVVDGGKLVGKIVEAPTNAVVSFATVALLAARDSSITDGVVADENGVFAIANVAPGSYVLRVTNMGYQTLYVPNIRVAAEANLLDLGMITILPEAQKLAEVLVRGEKSMIVDDIDKKIVNIGKDMLATSNNVSDLLEKVPAVSLDENGNPQVRGKGNVVVLIDGKPSNLYGSDLPTILQSFPANLIERIDVMTTPSAKYEGEGASGVIDIITKKTKIRGMNGGLRIGLGNKNNHNASGNISYRAGKFGMNASLSGQSRGMTWKRTLNRENFISENTSHLEQTGTGDNFGKSAFGRIGLNYDFNEKNSLEVGVNYSGNDSKNNSNLLNETSDATGAVYESFRRLNASTGNGNNMNFNLDYRKKFDDKDHQFTFTTSYSLGESDGESFFAQESKIDSLIRNQQNLRDNNRKSLFINTDYTWPITPKATLEAGLRTRMSSNDNTNSFYTMDRETGSYEFDENISNIFGYRDATYTGFMTFSQKTDLWGMRAGLRVTDYNQDINQISANREFSVHFLTLVPSLALTRKLGESSQIKLNYSRRVQRPEADWLNPFTDVSDPRNVKSGNPNLRPEFTHKAEMGFSNYEASGGFGPSLFMDYSNNAITQLRTIDESGVSLTRYDNVGRELSYGFETDFSQKIGEVLKINGSGRVFRSEVVSQLAQIDNRTWSYSGNLNAFVTLPADFRASAYVNYEGPRAIAQGTREGVFIANMGIRKDLLEKKATISFNVQDIFLSRAYKSQLGTATYSQASHWQQTNRQVNLTFQYRFGKISSSGDDA; via the coding sequence GTGATAAAATCTACTTTTCTGCATGTTATCGCACTTTTTACACTCCCTGTAAGTCTTTTTGCCAGCAGCGTTCCCACTTTTTCTGATCCCGTTACGGTAACGTCACCGGTTGTTGATGGCGGTAAGCTGGTAGGCAAGATTGTGGAAGCCCCTACCAATGCTGTCGTGAGTTTTGCTACGGTTGCACTTCTGGCTGCCCGCGACTCTTCGATCACGGACGGAGTGGTAGCAGATGAAAATGGAGTATTTGCGATCGCCAATGTTGCACCGGGTAGTTATGTCTTGCGGGTTACCAACATGGGTTATCAAACGCTGTATGTACCTAACATCCGCGTGGCTGCGGAAGCTAATTTGCTCGACCTTGGGATGATCACGATTTTGCCAGAAGCTCAGAAGCTGGCTGAAGTTTTGGTAAGAGGCGAAAAAAGTATGATCGTTGATGATATCGATAAAAAGATCGTCAATATTGGAAAGGATATGCTCGCTACCAGTAACAATGTGAGCGACCTGCTTGAAAAGGTACCGGCAGTTTCGCTGGATGAAAACGGCAACCCGCAGGTTCGTGGAAAGGGAAATGTGGTTGTGCTGATCGACGGAAAACCTTCCAATCTCTATGGAAGCGATCTTCCAACGATATTGCAATCCTTCCCGGCCAACCTGATCGAACGGATCGACGTAATGACGACACCGTCTGCCAAGTACGAAGGAGAAGGTGCATCGGGTGTTATTGATATCATCACTAAAAAGACCAAAATCCGGGGAATGAATGGGGGATTGCGCATCGGGCTTGGCAATAAAAACAACCACAATGCTTCCGGCAACATCAGCTACCGCGCCGGGAAATTCGGCATGAACGCTTCCCTGAGCGGCCAGAGCCGTGGCATGACCTGGAAAAGAACATTGAACCGTGAAAATTTCATCTCCGAAAACACGTCGCATCTTGAACAAACCGGGACGGGAGATAACTTCGGTAAAAGCGCTTTTGGCCGGATAGGCCTTAATTATGATTTCAATGAAAAGAACTCGCTGGAAGTTGGCGTGAACTACTCGGGCAATGACAGCAAAAATAACAGTAACCTGCTCAACGAAACCAGTGACGCCACAGGTGCAGTTTATGAAAGTTTCCGCCGGCTGAATGCCAGCACTGGCAATGGAAACAATATGAATTTCAATCTTGATTACCGCAAAAAGTTTGACGACAAAGACCACCAGTTCACTTTTACGACCAGTTATTCCCTGGGCGAATCGGATGGTGAATCTTTTTTTGCACAGGAAAGTAAGATTGACAGCCTGATACGGAACCAGCAGAACCTGCGTGACAACAATCGTAAATCGCTTTTTATCAATACCGATTACACCTGGCCGATCACACCCAAAGCTACGCTGGAAGCAGGCTTGCGGACACGCATGAGCTCAAACGATAATACCAATTCCTTCTATACGATGGATCGGGAAACGGGTTCTTATGAATTTGATGAGAATATCAGTAACATATTCGGCTACCGGGATGCGACTTATACCGGTTTCATGACATTTTCTCAAAAAACCGATCTGTGGGGAATGCGTGCCGGGTTGCGCGTAACCGACTACAACCAGGATATTAATCAGATCAGCGCGAACAGAGAATTTAGCGTACACTTTCTGACACTTGTACCTTCGCTGGCCCTGACGCGCAAGCTGGGCGAATCGTCGCAGATCAAACTCAATTACAGCCGCCGCGTGCAGCGCCCGGAAGCCGATTGGCTCAATCCCTTCACCGATGTATCCGACCCCAGAAACGTAAAGTCTGGCAACCCCAACCTGCGTCCTGAATTTACACACAAGGCGGAAATGGGCTTTTCTAATTATGAGGCTTCCGGTGGATTCGGACCTTCCCTTTTTATGGATTACTCCAACAACGCGATTACCCAGCTCAGGACGATTGACGAAAGCGGTGTTTCACTCACACGTTACGACAACGTGGGCCGGGAACTTTCCTATGGTTTCGAAACCGATTTTTCACAAAAAATCGGTGAAGTACTTAAAATTAACGGAAGCGGCAGGGTTTTCCGGAGCGAGGTGGTATCCCAACTGGCCCAGATCGATAACCGCACGTGGAGTTATTCCGGTAACCTGAACGCATTCGTGACGTTACCTGCCGATTTTCGTGCGTCGGCTTATGTCAACTATGAGGGTCCCCGGGCTATTGCGCAGGGAACACGGGAGGGTGTGTTTATCGCCAATATGGGTATCAGAAAGGACTTGTTGGAAAAGAAGGCCACAATTTCTTTTAATGTCCAGGACATCTTTTTGTCCAGGGCTTATAAGAGTCAGCTGGGTACAGCCACCTATTCCCAGGCTTCACACTGGCAACAAACGAATCGACAGGTTAACCTGACATTCCAATACAGATTCGGCAAGATCTCCTCGAGCGGCGATGACGCTTAA
- a CDS encoding translocation/assembly module TamB domain-containing protein, protein MKKVLKVLAIIILTVLILVGVLIWGITTPYGQNVLTSQANSFLRKKLKTNVSIEKVRFDIPDWIMLEGVYFEDTHGDTLVSGKRLYVDLDMFSLIKGNIGINKVELEGINANINRVLPDTVFNFQFIVDAFASTDTTTVEDTTAAPLEMRLDQISLKQVRLSYRDAVTGMDAIAVIDSAHVKFDKFNPTLSQYHPTMVALLNSEAKLRMYAPLKTAAAGPPVAEPKTEPGDTLDLKLGDIDISQFKFQFEDEVSGLKNGITLDKLQGHINKLFLESQQVDVKSVSLENMSLFAEFAKKQKVAEKKDTTATAPETPGWNVKVGQIKLVNNDIRYDDNNSPAQPRGLDFAHLNIKDLNIDLQDFIFSPETIAGALKSGSFNEKSGFKLREFHTDFAYGEQETYLRNLLVRTPNTTLRDELSLRYANLEQLTNDIAKVKLKLKLTNSRVSFADVLLIMPDLAKTPPFDKEPNGVVQGSANITGSVNDMLISKADFRMLNGTVLNINGRVQGLPEAEKLAMDLNISEISSTKQDLMKMLPDSAVPASIELPEDIKISGKVKGSMENLTMTTTINTSFGTGTFSGNLKNITDSLKAQYNGTLAFEDFDLGKLTKQPPAEMGKLTLRTDLEGVGYAPNTMKARLDGTIASADIKGYVYQNLTLKGDIDHGMANVTADMEDRNIDVNLTAQADLSKEYPAVKADLSIDHLDLTALNLYADSLQIKGDIQVDMPSTNPENPLGTVNISDLVLTHHRRPTTVANINMALTDSSGKRQANIDSPFLKVKMEGDYSYTKLGDALLTEIGKHFKAPDLTYTEVTKPVNFTLDATVTNHPVFQMFAPQLREMNPIQFHAEMDNQKDSSIVAKLSIPMVDYDSIRIERVSVDLSTVDENAALNANVGSVNTGSFRVQKASLASKIVNNDVKFDFIVRDSVNTEQHMVKGDLMIADNRYRLNLRENLLLNYSEWATDTSGYIQYTTDSLYVKDFIIKNGEQSLVINSTTPEPNSPLDIAMSNISIGKLIEIATRDSTMATGILNGKVLLSNYMTAPVYTGDLTIDSLAVTKIPVGNLSVKSTNETEDLIKVAMSLVSSQNDIAIDGSYNLKSDSPMDFKMALKKLSAQTIEAFSFGELKRAEGNLTGDIAITGATDSPRLNGAVNFDKVAFKATQLGSRYSLANQKIQFNGQKINFNNFTIADSLNQQMKINGNVDIANIPNVGYDLTIEGKNFNVLNSTQKENELFFGKANIDANLTVKGVGSKSVIDGSVKVDPGSNITFVMPNDATEAGDATKGVIEFVDMSDSTQIALADSAEKAENIVVDFASQISLDIAVDDKSEFKVVIDELNGDNIRLKGNAQLNTGIAPNGQLFLLGSYDLTEGSYDLTLQILKRQFQIKKESTLLWTGDPMKADLNITAAYEVEVDPGSIASKFQGASKIPIEVQIVITGNLTTPNITFNIVPGTGIDEQIKSDITGQIFWNDMKNNPSEMNKQAFALLITNKFITDQSSSGFNLGSSAEAVARQSVSQLLSDQLNNLASDLIKGVDLDIGLNSTADQTTGARTDLNVGLSKAFLNDRLKVSVGKNFELESQSNSASSSEVFDNIALDYSISKDGRYMFRGYRKNQYQSILEGFIIETGVSFIVTADYDLFREFFQKRNEE, encoded by the coding sequence ATGAAGAAAGTATTGAAAGTACTGGCAATTATAATTTTAACAGTATTGATTCTGGTCGGGGTGCTGATCTGGGGAATTACGACACCGTACGGGCAGAATGTTTTAACATCCCAGGCGAATTCATTCCTGCGAAAAAAGCTCAAAACCAATGTCAGTATCGAGAAGGTCCGCTTCGACATTCCGGACTGGATCATGCTGGAAGGTGTTTATTTCGAAGATACCCACGGCGACACGCTTGTTTCCGGCAAAAGACTGTACGTGGATCTGGATATGTTCAGTCTCATAAAGGGAAATATTGGTATCAACAAAGTGGAGCTGGAAGGGATCAATGCAAATATCAACCGGGTACTTCCCGATACCGTTTTCAATTTCCAGTTTATTGTCGATGCATTTGCCAGTACGGACACGACTACCGTAGAAGATACTACCGCTGCGCCGTTGGAAATGCGACTCGATCAGATCTCGCTCAAACAAGTACGGCTTTCTTATCGCGATGCTGTAACGGGAATGGACGCAATCGCCGTTATTGATTCGGCACACGTCAAGTTTGACAAATTCAACCCTACCCTTTCCCAATACCACCCAACTATGGTTGCCTTGCTGAACAGCGAGGCGAAACTGCGGATGTATGCACCACTTAAAACCGCCGCAGCTGGCCCGCCAGTCGCTGAACCAAAAACTGAGCCGGGGGACACGTTAGATCTGAAATTGGGCGATATTGATATCAGCCAGTTCAAATTTCAGTTTGAAGATGAGGTTTCAGGTTTGAAAAACGGGATCACGCTTGACAAGTTGCAGGGACATATCAATAAGCTTTTTCTGGAAAGCCAGCAGGTGGATGTAAAAAGTGTGAGCCTGGAAAACATGTCGCTTTTTGCGGAGTTTGCTAAAAAGCAAAAGGTGGCCGAAAAGAAGGATACTACTGCTACTGCACCCGAAACGCCGGGCTGGAATGTAAAAGTGGGGCAGATAAAATTAGTAAATAATGATATCCGGTACGATGATAACAACTCCCCTGCTCAACCAAGAGGACTCGACTTTGCGCATTTGAATATAAAAGACCTGAATATCGATCTGCAGGATTTTATCTTCTCGCCGGAAACGATAGCGGGAGCGTTGAAATCTGGTTCATTCAATGAAAAAAGCGGATTTAAATTACGGGAATTTCATACCGATTTCGCTTACGGGGAACAGGAAACTTACCTGCGCAACCTCCTGGTAAGGACTCCCAATACGACCTTGCGCGACGAATTAAGCCTGCGTTACGCTAATCTGGAACAGCTCACAAACGATATTGCGAAAGTCAAACTCAAACTGAAACTGACCAACAGCCGCGTTTCTTTTGCCGATGTACTGTTGATCATGCCGGATCTGGCGAAAACGCCTCCTTTTGACAAAGAACCAAATGGTGTAGTGCAAGGCTCGGCCAATATCACCGGCTCCGTGAATGATATGCTGATTTCGAAAGCCGATTTCCGCATGCTCAATGGAACGGTACTAAATATAAATGGTCGCGTGCAGGGATTGCCGGAAGCTGAAAAACTGGCAATGGATCTCAATATCAGCGAAATTTCCTCTACTAAACAGGATTTGATGAAAATGCTTCCCGATAGCGCAGTACCTGCGTCGATCGAGCTGCCGGAGGATATTAAGATTTCGGGTAAGGTGAAGGGTTCGATGGAAAACCTGACGATGACCACGACCATCAACACTTCTTTTGGAACGGGAACATTTTCCGGAAACCTGAAAAATATTACCGATAGCTTAAAAGCACAATACAACGGTACGCTCGCATTCGAGGATTTTGATCTTGGCAAACTTACAAAACAGCCACCCGCGGAAATGGGCAAGCTTACGCTCCGGACGGATCTGGAAGGTGTCGGTTATGCGCCTAATACCATGAAAGCACGGCTCGACGGAACGATCGCCAGTGCAGATATTAAAGGTTATGTATATCAAAACCTGACATTAAAAGGCGACATAGACCATGGAATGGCGAATGTAACAGCCGATATGGAAGACCGGAACATCGACGTCAACCTCACTGCCCAGGCTGATCTTTCCAAAGAATATCCTGCCGTAAAAGCAGACTTGTCGATCGACCATCTTGACCTGACTGCGCTAAATCTATATGCAGACTCTTTGCAGATCAAAGGGGATATCCAAGTCGATATGCCTTCGACCAACCCTGAAAATCCCCTTGGAACAGTCAATATCAGTGACCTGGTACTTACCCACCACCGCCGGCCAACTACCGTCGCAAATATCAATATGGCGCTGACGGATTCGAGCGGAAAGCGGCAGGCCAATATCGATTCGCCTTTTTTGAAGGTAAAAATGGAGGGTGATTATTCCTACACTAAACTTGGCGACGCCTTATTGACGGAGATTGGGAAACACTTTAAAGCACCGGACCTTACTTACACGGAAGTAACCAAGCCGGTCAACTTTACGTTGGACGCCACGGTAACTAACCACCCGGTTTTTCAAATGTTCGCGCCGCAGTTGCGTGAGATGAACCCAATTCAGTTTCATGCCGAGATGGACAACCAGAAAGATTCATCGATTGTGGCGAAACTGAGTATTCCAATGGTGGATTACGACAGTATCCGAATCGAGCGCGTTTCCGTTGATTTGAGTACCGTGGATGAAAATGCCGCGCTGAATGCGAATGTTGGCTCGGTAAACACAGGCAGTTTCAGAGTACAAAAAGCCTCTTTGGCGAGCAAAATCGTTAATAATGACGTCAAATTTGACTTCATCGTAAGAGATTCTGTCAATACCGAACAGCATATGGTGAAAGGTGACCTGATGATCGCTGACAACCGCTACCGCCTCAACCTGCGCGAAAACCTGCTCTTAAATTATAGTGAATGGGCGACAGACACTTCTGGCTACATTCAATATACCACTGATAGTCTTTATGTAAAGGATTTTATAATTAAAAATGGCGAACAGTCGCTGGTGATCAATTCTACTACCCCAGAGCCGAATAGTCCGCTGGATATTGCCATGTCCAATATCTCCATTGGAAAACTGATCGAAATCGCTACCCGCGATTCGACGATGGCGACGGGAATATTGAATGGGAAGGTACTTTTGAGCAATTATATGACTGCGCCGGTTTATACCGGTGACCTGACGATCGACAGTCTGGCGGTGACCAAAATTCCGGTAGGAAATCTGTCGGTGAAATCGACCAATGAAACCGAAGACCTGATCAAGGTTGCGATGTCGCTTGTGAGCAGCCAGAATGATATTGCCATCGACGGAAGTTACAACCTGAAATCCGACTCGCCGATGGATTTCAAAATGGCACTAAAAAAGCTCAGTGCACAGACAATCGAGGCATTCAGTTTTGGGGAGTTGAAAAGAGCAGAAGGTAACCTGACGGGAGATATTGCAATTACAGGCGCAACCGACAGCCCCCGCCTGAATGGCGCAGTTAATTTCGACAAAGTAGCTTTCAAAGCAACACAGCTCGGCTCGCGCTATTCGCTGGCAAATCAGAAGATCCAGTTTAACGGACAAAAGATCAATTTCAACAATTTCACGATCGCCGATTCGCTGAACCAGCAAATGAAGATCAACGGGAATGTGGATATTGCCAATATCCCGAATGTAGGATACGACCTGACGATAGAGGGTAAGAATTTCAACGTTCTTAATTCTACACAAAAAGAAAACGAACTGTTTTTCGGAAAGGCCAACATTGACGCTAACCTGACAGTAAAAGGTGTAGGCAGTAAGTCGGTGATCGACGGGAGCGTAAAAGTAGACCCGGGCAGCAACATTACTTTTGTGATGCCAAATGACGCTACCGAGGCTGGCGACGCGACGAAAGGGGTGATAGAATTTGTCGATATGAGCGATTCTACACAAATCGCGCTGGCTGATTCTGCTGAGAAAGCTGAAAATATAGTAGTCGACTTCGCTTCGCAAATCTCGCTGGATATTGCCGTTGACGATAAATCTGAGTTTAAAGTAGTGATCGATGAATTGAATGGTGACAATATCCGATTGAAAGGAAATGCGCAGCTCAATACCGGTATTGCACCAAATGGTCAGCTATTCCTGCTCGGTTCTTACGATCTGACAGAAGGTTCTTACGATCTTACATTGCAGATTCTGAAGAGGCAGTTTCAAATCAAAAAAGAAAGCACTTTGCTTTGGACCGGCGATCCGATGAAAGCGGACCTGAATATTACTGCCGCCTATGAAGTAGAGGTGGATCCGGGCTCGATCGCCTCCAAATTCCAGGGAGCGAGCAAGATCCCCATCGAAGTGCAGATCGTGATCACAGGTAACCTGACTACTCCCAATATTACATTCAATATTGTTCCCGGTACCGGCATTGACGAACAGATAAAAAGTGACATTACCGGCCAGATTTTCTGGAATGATATGAAGAATAATCCTTCGGAAATGAACAAGCAGGCATTCGCACTGCTGATCACGAATAAGTTTATTACCGACCAATCGTCTTCCGGTTTCAACCTGGGCTCCAGTGCAGAAGCAGTGGCGCGGCAGAGTGTGAGCCAGCTATTGAGCGACCAGCTGAATAACCTGGCTTCCGACCTGATCAAAGGGGTTGACCTGGATATCGGACTTAACTCGACCGCTGATCAAACCACCGGCGCACGTACCGATTTGAATGTAGGGTTGAGCAAAGCTTTCCTGAACGATCGTTTGAAGGTTTCAGTGGGTAAAAATTTCGAGCTGGAAAGTCAGTCAAATTCTGCGAGTTCTTCAGAGGTATTCGACAACATCGCACTCGATTACTCCATTTCCAAAGACGGCAGGTATATGTTCAGGGGGTATCGTAAAAATCAATATCAATCCATTCTGGAAGGTTTTATTATAGAAACCGGCGTGAGTTTCATTGTTACGGCGGATTATGATCTGTTCCGTGAATTTTTTCAAAAGCGAAATGAAGAATAG
- the tamL gene encoding translocation and assembly module lipoprotein TamL: protein MKNSLFVILVSCLFLGGCSVNKYVPAGQSLYVGSKVNVTPDSISRPNVSGVADQLEGLVKPPPNKTLFGFAWKVWFYYWIGEPKDEGGLRSWFRNKLGEEPRFATERVADINAANMVSHLDNEGYYRSSVQGKVVPTKKQKRRTAVMEFDAYVMPRYVINQFNYVVPDSSLFNRDLVKAKEKTLFRKGDPIRLDVVTAERTRIDQELKGKGYYFFNPDYLIVKVDSTIGRADSTLGPQQVNLFLEVKKETAQTSLKQYFINNIFVNTGTQENQSADSVVTRGPLRRGIQVTDPGKLYKRRIFYDAIGFRRGNMYTNTMHEVSLSRLVNLQNFRFVKNRFDLVPRSDSALLDVYYDLAPMKKKSLQTTLSASTKSNNLGGSQLDVTWRNRNFFRGAEMLSVNAYYGFDVQLGGNRSESISALRKIGNEYIRYGARADLSFPRFIIPFVRIRPEKSQALPKTILSLNYENRVQRGLYTTTSIRGDWSYVWSKKSEVVHTLAPFSINYVTTGGLNLENIAKIAESPNTNPLDTDRLYKIIDAKYFIAGSNYSISYRPTPRPFSKNQFALTGGIDYGGNLLSLFAKRPLPPDDTLPKEFLKVPVFQYVKVDGDIRYYRTLTPSIKWANRLLVGMIKPYGNSKTMPTPQFKQYFGGGSTGIRAFRARALGPGSLEPDTASFNLLGYQQFGDIRMEFNTEFRVKFTNIINGAVFMDAGNIWSFGDTTRIGYGSKALIKNGFIKQLAVGGGIGLRLDFSYLVFRLDLATPFRKPWYRELRNPEDPFGAPISKNTWVFNEIDFGSKAWRRENLILNIAVGLPF from the coding sequence ATGAAGAATAGTCTGTTTGTCATACTGGTATCATGCTTATTTCTGGGCGGCTGTTCAGTGAATAAATATGTTCCCGCCGGGCAAAGTTTATATGTAGGAAGCAAGGTCAACGTGACGCCCGACAGCATCTCCAGGCCAAATGTCTCCGGCGTGGCGGATCAGCTCGAAGGGCTGGTGAAACCGCCGCCAAATAAGACACTTTTCGGCTTCGCATGGAAAGTATGGTTTTACTACTGGATCGGTGAACCGAAAGACGAAGGCGGCCTCCGGAGCTGGTTCCGCAACAAGCTGGGAGAAGAACCACGTTTTGCTACCGAACGTGTGGCGGATATCAATGCAGCCAATATGGTATCTCATCTCGACAACGAAGGTTATTACCGCTCTTCCGTACAAGGCAAGGTTGTTCCAACCAAAAAGCAAAAACGCCGCACTGCGGTCATGGAGTTCGATGCATACGTAATGCCGCGATATGTAATTAATCAATTCAACTACGTGGTTCCGGATAGCTCTTTGTTTAACAGGGATCTTGTGAAGGCTAAGGAGAAAACACTTTTCAGAAAAGGTGATCCGATCAGGCTGGACGTCGTTACAGCCGAAAGAACACGCATTGATCAGGAATTAAAAGGAAAAGGCTATTACTTTTTCAATCCTGATTATCTGATCGTCAAGGTCGATTCGACGATCGGACGGGCAGATTCTACATTGGGGCCGCAGCAGGTTAACCTGTTTCTGGAAGTGAAGAAAGAAACCGCGCAGACTTCTCTGAAGCAGTATTTTATCAATAATATTTTCGTAAACACAGGCACACAGGAAAATCAGAGTGCCGACTCCGTTGTAACACGCGGACCGTTGCGCAGGGGCATCCAGGTTACAGACCCTGGCAAGCTATACAAGCGACGGATATTCTACGACGCGATTGGTTTCCGGAGGGGAAATATGTATACCAACACCATGCACGAAGTATCACTGTCGAGGCTGGTCAACCTCCAAAATTTTCGTTTTGTAAAAAACCGTTTCGATCTCGTGCCGCGTTCAGACTCTGCTTTACTGGATGTGTATTACGATCTGGCGCCGATGAAGAAAAAGTCGCTGCAAACGACATTGAGCGCCAGTACCAAATCGAACAACCTGGGCGGTTCTCAGCTGGACGTAACCTGGCGGAACCGGAATTTTTTCAGGGGTGCAGAGATGTTGTCTGTTAATGCTTATTACGGATTCGACGTTCAGTTAGGCGGTAATCGAAGTGAAAGTATCAGTGCTTTGAGAAAAATTGGGAATGAATATATCCGATATGGTGCCAGAGCAGATCTTTCTTTCCCCAGGTTTATTATTCCATTTGTTCGGATAAGACCCGAAAAAAGCCAGGCTTTGCCTAAAACTATTTTATCTCTTAACTATGAGAACCGGGTACAGCGCGGACTCTATACCACTACTTCCATAAGGGGCGACTGGTCTTATGTTTGGAGCAAAAAATCAGAAGTTGTCCACACGCTCGCGCCGTTTTCTATTAACTATGTAACAACCGGGGGACTCAATCTTGAAAACATCGCTAAAATTGCTGAAAGCCCAAATACCAATCCGCTTGACACAGATAGACTATACAAAATCATTGACGCGAAATATTTTATTGCAGGATCCAATTATAGCATCTCTTACCGCCCCACTCCGCGGCCTTTCAGCAAAAATCAATTCGCGTTGACTGGCGGTATAGACTATGGTGGTAATCTCCTCAGTTTATTTGCAAAAAGACCCCTGCCACCCGATGACACATTGCCAAAGGAATTTTTGAAAGTACCCGTTTTTCAATATGTAAAAGTAGATGGAGATATCCGGTACTACCGCACACTTACTCCTTCCATTAAATGGGCCAATCGCTTGTTAGTAGGAATGATAAAGCCGTATGGTAATTCTAAAACAATGCCTACTCCACAGTTCAAACAGTATTTCGGTGGCGGTAGCACTGGAATCCGTGCATTTCGGGCACGGGCACTCGGCCCGGGCTCTCTTGAACCGGATACAGCGAGTTTCAATTTGTTAGGATATCAGCAATTCGGCGATATTCGCATGGAATTCAACACAGAGTTTAGGGTTAAATTCACCAATATTATTAACGGCGCTGTGTTTATGGATGCTGGAAACATCTGGTCCTTTGGCGACACGACGCGAATCGGCTATGGTTCCAAGGCATTAATAAAAAATGGATTTATAAAGCAACTAGCGGTAGGCGGTGGTATTGGTTTACGCCTTGACTTTTCCTATTTAGTGTTCAGGCTCGACTTGGCTACTCCTTTCAGAAAACCCTGGTACAGAGAGTTGAGAAATCCTGAGGATCCTTTCGGAGCGCCAATATCAAAGAATACCTGGGTATTTAACGAAATTGATTTTGGAAGTAAAGCTTGGCGGCGGGAGAATTTGATATTGAATATCGCGGTTGGCTTGCCATTTTGA
- the mce gene encoding methylmalonyl-CoA epimerase, whose protein sequence is MMINVEHIGIAVKELAAAEKLFASLFNTVPYKRETVDSESVATSFFKINQTKIELLEATHSDSVIARFIEKKGEGFHHIAFEVDDIRAEMTRLENEGFTLLSPDPKPGADNKLVCFLHPKGTNGILVELCQEMK, encoded by the coding sequence ATTATGATTAATGTGGAGCATATCGGTATTGCGGTGAAAGAGCTGGCGGCGGCAGAGAAATTGTTTGCCAGCCTGTTCAACACAGTACCTTATAAGCGGGAAACCGTCGATTCCGAAAGTGTTGCGACTTCATTTTTCAAAATTAATCAAACCAAAATAGAGCTGTTGGAAGCCACTCATTCCGACAGTGTCATCGCCAGATTTATTGAGAAAAAAGGCGAAGGATTTCACCATATTGCCTTCGAAGTCGACGATATCCGAGCGGAAATGACACGTCTTGAAAATGAAGGTTTTACACTTTTAAGCCCTGATCCGAAGCCGGGGGCTGATAATAAGTTGGTTTGCTTCCTTCATCCAAAAGGCACGAACGGCATATTGGTGGAATTGTGCCAGGAGATGAAATAG